Genomic window (Mus caroli unplaced genomic scaffold, CAROLI_EIJ_v1.1 scaffold_19579_1, whole genome shotgun sequence):
atttttttttgagaacctTGAAATCTTTTAATAGTTCTTTCTCTACATGTTAAAAAAACCATGTTATAGCATATATTAATATGCTATAATAAACTACATTATGCTATaatattattactactactattatgcTATAATAAACAACATATTAATATGGAAGATTTTAAGATTCAAGATTTTAATGGTATTTNCTATTTCAAACTCATTCAGAGTATTGAAAGACCTTAGTGGGGAAACCCACAGTTAAGTCCCGAGATGGCCCACACACCTAATGAATCATGAGAGaacatcttgatgcaaacacacgaggtagtttaatgatggagctccaggctgacatgtatctcatgcaggagacagaagAGTGGACCtcgaggctcaaaagttagggatttatataggaaaagagtgggggtaggggaagaactGGTGCAgcttcacacaattggacagtttaaacatcagcaaacaaCTGTATTGCAGAGCGAAGTAACAGCAGTTCTGAGGGGCATGCGTTTATGACTCAGCTGAGATAGTCCAGACATCCCTGCTGTGATAGTCCGGATGTCTTTGCAGGTCTtctcctatctttatggctagccagCTGCTGGAATGACTTAACAGCAACagcttttgttctttgcccttggcccaaaaagccctcctaactagcaagccgcatgagtcatggaccttgaatttaattttctttcagtatgAGCTAAATTAAACAACACAATGGATtcaatgaaaataagtaaatatgggtcctaaatctaacaacaaaatatagGAAATGAATTTCAAAAATGTATATTCTATAAAACATGTAACCTAGAACTAAAAACCTTTGTAAGATGATGCCAGAGTCAAATTAGGAGCATACAGTATAATTCTGCAATATTATGACTTATCAAATAGATGCAACAAAGTAAAAATTATGAAAAGCATATAAAAACATAGGAAAAGCACTggccatttttatatttatttgtgtctgtATATGCAGTGAGGGTAGTAAAGATTTGAAATGATTCAAAGAATATGTAAATACTTCTTTCAATGATAATGAAAAAGGGTGATTCAGGAAGGATTTCAAAGAGCTGCTGCTGAGTATCAGCTTAGGAAGAAGGAGACATCCTGGGAATTGACTCACACTTATCTTCATTTCTGCACAGATATGGATGAGTGTATGACGTGTCCAGAAACTCACTATGCAAACTCAGAGAAGAACCACTGCCTCCAGAAATCTGTGAGCTTTTTGGCCTATGAAGACTCCTTGGGCATAGCTCTCACCACCACAGCACTATGCTTATCTGTGCTTACAGCTGTGGTGCTTGTAGTCTTTgtgaagcacagacacacacccattGTCAAGGCCAATAATCGGACACTCAGCTACACACTCCTATTGACACTCATCATGTGCTTTCTCAGTTCCTTGCTGTTCATTGGCCACCCAAACACTGCAACTTGTATCTTGCAGCAGACAgcatttggaatttttttcacTGTGGCTCTCTCCACAGTGTTGGCCAAAGCTATTACAGTGGTTATTGCATTCAAGGTCACTGTTCCAGATAGAAGGGTGAGGCGGTTAATGATATCAAGGGCGCCTAATTTCATCATTCCCATCTGCACACTCATCCAACTTCTCGTCTGTGGAATATGGCTTATTACTTCTCCACCCTTCATTGATCAAAATGCTCATGCTGAACATGGTCACATCATCATTTTGTGCAACAAGGGTTCAGCAGTTGCCTTCCATTGTGTCCTGGGATACCTTTGCTTCTTGGCACTTGTGAGCTACACCCTGGCCTTCTTTTCCAGGAATNTGCCTGACACATTCAATGAAGCGAAATTCCTGTCATTCAGCATGCAAGTATTCTTCTGTGTCTGGatcaccttcctccctgtctaCCATAGCACAAAAGGAAAAGTAATGGTGGCTATGGAAGTCTTCTCTATCTTGGCTTCCAGTACAGCTCTCCTTAGCTTGATCTTTGGCCCCAAGtgctacattattttattaagGCCAGATAAGAATGTCTGTCTTGACATCAGACATAAATCCCATTCAAAAAGGAATANtggtttaaattttatttaaaaatcaaactatgattataaattaaatacaatGGTTGAAAGAACTGCCACTCCATTCTAAATCTCTTAATTATGTATAATATGAAGTGATTCTGTTGGTTCATAATCCTTCACATTATTGTATTAAAATCTCTGTGCTGgaactataatttttatttcatgtttgagATTCATGTTACACTTTTTTTTGTATGGAAATATTACAATGTATTTTTTGTTGGCCTATAGCGCAGTATGGCATAAACAAATGTGTGTCTGACTTTCTTTGCCTAAAAGTTACCTGGGCTTAATATGTGCCACCATTTGAAGCAATGCTATATCTATTTTATCCttctctgaataaaaaaaaaaaaggaaacattaaataTTCTGTGattgatttcatttgttttttaactcCTGAAGAATCTCTTATATTTTTCTGTGTAAATTGAACATTATAAGAGCAGACTGTCTCTCAAGCATCAATTCAAGAGGTTCCTTTTCtatgttttttgagaaaaatttcATTGTttagaaagaaagtagaaatattttagtattttgatATCTCATGATTTTGTtatgaggaaaaatgaaaacttttgatGTGGGGTATTGCTTAGAAATACTCAGCTCAGGAAAAGGATGTGTGCCCTAGGCTGTTATGATTATAGTGCATTTGGGGTATAAGCAAGTAGAATGAGCTCAGTTTACCAACAGGCATTATGGAAGATGGTGTTCCTAAAATTATACAGTAGAATAATATTGAGAATATATagttcattgaaaaaaaattgagtctTTTTCTTGGAGAAGAAGATGTCATGAGTAATTGACAGTGgaagttaaaatattatttataataacttCAGGGAGAGACTTTGAACATGATCATACTAACAATGTTTGGATACTCAGTACCCTTGAGAAATACTATGGCTCTGTGAAAAAAGATGTTAAGCTCTCTTATTCAAGTAACATCCTAAATGTCATCAATGCAAATCAGTTTTAGCTAATGTAGTTTGGACAAGTCAAGCCCCTTATAGTTTTTCTGATAGAGGGTTTGCTATTTTGTGGTATAATTGAAAAGATAGGATTTTGAGAGGCACAATAGAAGGTCTTAACTTCATGGACTGTTGTATTTCTGAGGctgtagaaagagagaaggcagaaaaagacCAGTCTGCTCTCAGCAGAAGTGATTGTTTATTTCCCATAACAGAGATAAACATTTTCCAGTGGAAAAAGAAGCACCCGTGAAAAGGAAAGGGGATTTCATAgagatgaaattttattttattttatcatattatatttttgtttttgtttttgttttttcgagacagggtttctctgtatagcccgggctgtcctgcaactcactctgtagaccaggctggccttgaactcagaaattcgcctgcctatgactcccaagtgctgggattaaaggtgtgtgccaccactgccaggctttttgtttggttggttttttttgttgttgttttttttttaatgaaattttaaatgtagATTCAGATGCCTACGTAATCATCTCACTTTCTTGTCATTTCTTCACATACGtctattataatttataaattacctTGTCCTGACTCCCATGATTTATTTGGTAGTTGGTTACTGATTTAGAAAATGACAGCAAGTCAAAATGGGCTACAGTTTCAACATAGAATCAATAGATATGAGCAAACCTTAGGAGACTCAAAAGATCCTTGGCTTGGTGTAAGCATAAACACTTACCAAGCCAGGTTACCTTATTATCGTCTGAGGGAATTTTATCTATCTGGCACAGGATAGAAGGACAACACAAAGCATGAGGTTGTCACAAGTTTATTGCATGTAATCAGATTTTTTACACCTTCATTAGAAACAAAATATGATGGTTGTTTCCAGGAACAATACAAATGTAGTTGGAGGGTACAACAAGGGTACACAAGATTAATGTATAAGACTAATTGTTCTAGAAAGCTTCTATATGCTTTCCCCCTGTCTAGGGAATGAAAA
Coding sequences:
- the LOC110287614 gene encoding vomeronasal type-2 receptor 116-like, translated to MDECMTCPETHYANSEKNHCLQKSVSFLAYEDSLGIALTTTALCLSVLTAVVLVVFVKHRHTPIVKANNRTLSYTLLLTLIMCFLSSLLFIGHPNTATCILQQTAFGIFFTVALSTVLAKAITVVIAFKVTVPDRRVRRLMISRAPNFIIPICTLIQLLVCGIWLITSPPFIDQNAHAEHGHIIILCNKGSAVAFHCVLGYLCFLALVSYTLAFFSRNXPDTFNEAKFLSFSMQVFFCVWITFLPVYHSTKGKVMVAMEVFSILASSTALLSLIFGPKCYIILLRPDKNVCLDIRHKSHSKRNXGLNFI